Proteins co-encoded in one Coffea eugenioides isolate CCC68of unplaced genomic scaffold, Ceug_1.0 ScVebR1_2525;HRSCAF=3569, whole genome shotgun sequence genomic window:
- the LOC113756901 gene encoding protein SRG1-like: MESGMIKLGSSLKVPYVQELAKEKFASVPPRYIRPDPIKLHGVSTEEIPVIDMQRLLSDESVNPELEKLHFACKEWGFFQLINHGVKSSLVDKLKLEMQKFFNLTIEEKMRFAQEPGDIEGYGQAFVVSEEQKLDWGDMFYMVALPTHLRKPHLLPNLPLPFRDTLDQYSKELKILAIKVLEQMTKALGMKLEDMTMLFQEGMQSMRMNYYPPCPQPELVMGLCPHSDAAGLTIVLQVNEVEGLQIKKAGAWVPVVPLPNAFIVNVGDILEIVTNGIYKSVEHRATVNLHNERLSIATFFSPKLDGDMGPAPSLITPENPAIFRRISMIEYLKVFYSRELDGKSFIDAMRTQIEDF; encoded by the exons ATGGAATCTGGTATGATAAAGTTGGGAAGCTCTCTAAAGGTACCCTATGTTCAGGAGTTGGCTAAGGAGAAATTTGCATCAGTTCCACCCCGATACATACGACCTGATCCAATCAAACTTCATGGGGTCTCCACAGAGGAAATCCCAGTAATTGACATGCAAAGGTTGCTTTCGGATGAATCAGTGAATCCAGAGCTTGAAAAGTTGCATTTTGCCTGCAAAGAATGGGGCTTCTTCCAG CTGATTAATCATGGAGTGAAATCTTCATTAGTGGACAAACTGAAACTAGAGAtgcaaaagtttttcaatttgacGATTGAAGAGAAGATGAGATTTGCCCAAGAACCGGGCGATATAGAAGGATATGGACAGGCCTTTGTTGTATCTGAGGAACAAAAACTTGACTGGGGTGACATGTTTTACATGGTCGCTCTGCCAACTCACTTGAGAAAACCTCATTTACTTCCCAACCTTCCTCTTCCATTCAG AGACACTCTAGATCAGTACTCAAAGGAATTGAAAATCCTTGCCATCAAGGTCCTTGAGCAAATGACAAAAGCATTAGGAATGAAGCTTGAAGATATGACAATGCTTTTCCAAGAAGGGATGCAATCAATGAGGATGAACTATTATCCTCCATGTCCCCAACCTGAGCTTGTGATGGGCCTTTGCCCCCACTCTGATGCTGCTGGGCTTACCATAGTGCTTCAAGTCAATGAAGTGGAAGGCCTCCAAATCAAAAAGGCTGGAGCTTGGGTTCCTGTTGTACCACTTCCTAATGCATTCATAGTCAATGTTGGAGACATTTTAGAG ATTGTGACAAATGGGATTTACAAGAGTGTTGAGCATCGGGCAACTGTGAATTTGCACAACGAAAGGCTTTCCATTGCAACGTTCTTTTCTCCAAAACTGGATGGTGACATGGGTCCAGCGCCAAGTCTTATCACCCCTGAAAATCCAGCAATTTTCAGAAGAATTAGTATGATTGAGTATTTAAAAGTGTTTTATTCCCGTGAACTAGATGGGAAATCATTCATTGACGCAATGAGGACCCAAATCGAAGACTTTTAG
- the LOC113756902 gene encoding protein SRG1-like — MESGMINLGSSLKVPYLQELAKEKFASVPPRYIRPDPTKLHGVSTEEIPVIDMQRLLSDESVNPELEKLHFACKEWGIFQLINHGVSSSLVDKLKLEMQKFSI; from the exons ATGGAATCTGGTATGATAAATTTGGGAAGCTCTCTAAAAGTACCCTATCTTCAAGAGTTAGCTAAGGAGAAATTTGCATCAGTTCCACCCCGATACATACGACCTGATCCAACCAAACTTCATGGGGTCTCCACAGAGGAAATCCCAGTAATTGACATGCAAAGGTTGCTTTCTGATGAATCAGTGAATCCAGAGCTTGAAAAGTTGCATTTTGCCTGCAAAGAATGGGGCATCTTCCAG CTGATTAATCATGGAGTGAGCTCTTCATTAGTGGACAAACTGAAACTAGAGAtgcaaaagttttcaatttGA